One window of the Salminus brasiliensis chromosome 1, fSalBra1.hap2, whole genome shotgun sequence genome contains the following:
- the LOC140574911 gene encoding trace amine-associated receptor 1-like, translated as MNSSQAQIVDITPLCYEFLNGSCPKFVYPLILKVPLYLFFGSVVILTVLGNLFVIITILHFKQLHMPTNYLVLSLAVTDLLLGALYMPPCMIQSVETCWFFGTLFCKIHSSVVIMLATASIINLSLISIDRYYAVCQPLLYHSKITSFVTVIMISISWSISIVAGFGTIFLKLNILGIEEFYYENVACEGGCVMFQSAASSTSTTLFSFYLPGVVMLSIYVKIFRVAQKQAKSIQDSKCKNNMKSMLSKEERKATKTLAVILGVFLSLWTPFFVCYVINPYIGYSFPPVLIDMLAWIGLMNSTCNPIVYAFFYKWFRKAFRMVLSGQIFQPGSSRINLFLH; from the coding sequence ATGAACTCAAGCCAAGCTCAGATAGTGGACATCACTCCTCTTTGCTATGAATTTTTAAATGGATCTTGTCCGAAGTTTGTCTATCCACTGATTTTAAAGGTTCCACTTTACTTGTTTTTTGGTTCTGTGGTGATTTTAACAGTATTGGGAAATCTGTTTGTCATCATAACAATTCTTCATTTCAAACAGTTGCACATGCCAACTAACTACCTTGTCCTGTCTCTAGCAGTAACTGATCTGCTGCTGGGTGCCCTTTACATGCCCCCATGTATGATACAATCTGTGGAGACTTGCTGGTTTTTTGGCACTTTATTCTGTAAAATACACAGCAGTGTTGTTATCATGTTGGCCACTGCTTCCATCATAAATTTGTCTTTAATATCTATTGACAGGTACTATGCTGTGTGTCAACCTCTGTTGTATCACAGTAAAATCACCTCCTTTGTCACAGTCATCATGATCTCCATCAGCTGGAGTATTTCCATTGTAGCTGGATTTGGAACAATATTTTTGAAGCTGAACATACTGGGCATTGAAGAGTTTTACTATGAAAATGTTGCATGTGAAGGAGGTTGTGTGATGTTTCAAAGTGCAGCCTCAAGCACTTCTACCACTTTATTTTCCTTCTATTTGCCAGGTGTTGTGATGCTCAGTATATATGTAAAGATATTCCGTGTTGCACAAAAGCAAGCAAAGTCTATTCAGGactcaaaatgtaaaaacaatatGAAATCAATGTTAAgcaaagaggagagaaaagccACTAAAACTCTGGCTGTgattttgggggtgtttctttCACTTTGGACACCATTTTTTGTCTGTTATGTCATTAATCCTTATATTGGTTACTCATTTCCTCCAGTATTGATTGATATGCTTGCATGGATTGGACTTATGAATTCAACCTGCAACCCTATTGTTTATGCATTCTTCTACAAGTGgtttagaaaagcattcagAATGGTTTTATCTGGTCAAATATTTCAGCCAGGGTCTTCAAGAATTAATctgtttttacactga